AAAGACGGGCCCGGCGATTGCCGCTACGCTCACCGTCGATCGTCTGGCGCAAGACGGCATCGAACTCGCGGAATATTTGCGCCAACATCTGGGCAAGCACAAAATCATTCTCGTCGCCCATTCGTTTGGTTCCATCATTGGCCTACAGATGGTGCGGACGCGTCCCGACCTCTTCTCCGCCTACGTCGGCACCGGCGAGATTGCCGATGAGGCAAAAAACTACGCTGTCGCCTACGATGCATTGTTAAGCAAGGCGCGAGCCGTCGATAATCAGCGCGCCATTGACGAACTGACCAAGGTGGGGCCGCCGCCCTATCCCTCGTACGCTGGATACAGCGTGCAACGCAAATGGTCGAATCTCTTCGAGGGCGCCAACTCTTTTCTGGACGGCACGATCGGGCTAACGCTCGAAGCACCGGGCTGTTCGGTGCGAGACGTCAACGATTCCGCTGCCGGCCAGATATTGAGTGGCCAGCGGCTTTTTTCACAGACGAGGTCGAGCGGACCCAAAGAACTTGGCCTGAACTTCTCCGTGCCGATATTTTTCTTTCAGGGCGCGGAGGACTTCACCGCGCCAACTGCGCTTGCCCGAAATTATCTAGAAGCCATCCAGGCGCCTTACAAACGATTTGTAGCAATCCCCGGCGCGGGGCACTTCGCGGTATTCATACATTCCGATCAGTTTTTGCACGAACTGCTCTCGCAGGTGCGTCCCTTTGCCGTTAAGCCGTAGTCGCAGAAGCTCCTCTCGAAGGCGATATAGCCCGTGCTTCCCGTGATCGGGTGGGTTGCGGCGGCGGCCGTAAACCTTGCGACCCCCGCGCCTGAAGACGTTACGAACATCGCATTGAGCACCGCAATCGTGCAGCGCATCGGCGATCGACTATGGCCGCACTGGACTGAGACGCCGTTCGCGATCGATCTCCTAACCGCCAATGGACCGGTGCAGATCAATTTTGCCAGCCCTGGTCCCGTGGCGTCGTTTCCTCCGCAACTGGAAGCGGCCTTTCCCTTTCCAAACGGTGTGCCGACAATTGTGATCGGTGAGCCACAGTTCGTGCAATCGAAGACGCCGATTCGCTGGAGCGTGACACTTTTGCACGAGCACTTCCACCAGTGGCAGTATTCCTGGCCGCAGTACCAATCTTCGGTCAAAAGCCTCCGCTTAGCGCCGGCGGACGATACCAACGCGATGTGGATGCTCAATTACCCGTTTCCATATGGGGACCACGCTGTCGACCTCGCCTACGGCTTTGCGGCGCATCGACTCATAGATGCGATACAAAAGATCGGCAAAGATGGATTTCCCGAAGCGGCGCGCCAGTATATTGCGGCGCGGCAACAATTCCAAAAATCGCTCAAGCCGAACGATTATAAGTACTTCGCCTTTCAATGCTGGCAAGAGGGCACCGCGCGTTACACCGAACTCATGGTGGCGCGACTTGCTGCAGCGGAGCACGCGCGCGACAATTCGTTCCTGACCGACGCGCAGGCGGCCGCTCTTGCGCAAGATTCGACGGCCACATACGCGGGCATCATGAGGGCGCTCGCCGGCGCGCCGCTCTCCCAAGGCGGGCGCGTTAGCTTTTACGCCTACGGCGCGGCGGAAGCACTGCTGCTCGACGCGCTGCGCCCTACGTGGCGCACCGATTACTTAAATACGAGCCTCGACTTAGGGATATTTTTTGAAAACCGATTTTCGGGCTAGAACTCAAACGGTTCCAGAACACCATATCCCGAATCGCCACGGGGAATGATCCCCGGACGCTCTTCCGACCACCACACGACGACTCGACCCGATAGGTCTTCATCGGTGATGAGGCGGGTTACGACGCGAGAGATGTCGTCTAGCGAGGTGAGAGCATCCGGTATTCCGTCTCGCGCGCGTTCTGCAGGTGTGAGCGTCTGCCAGTACTCCTGCACCTCGTCGGTAGCGACCCAGTCAGGGGCGATGCAGTTTGTGCGAATACCATAATTCTCTAACATATAGCTGAGGCCGGTCGCCATTCGCGTGACTGCCGCTTTCGCAACGTCGTAGAACGCGTCGCCGCTGTGCTTTCGACCATGCCCGATAGCCGAGGTTGACCCATAATAAATGATTGCGCCGCCACCGCGCTTTCGCATCGGCTCGATGACGTGCATCGTTCCGTAAATTGCGCCCATCAGATTCGCGGCAATGGTCGATCGCCAACGAGGGAGTGCCTCGCCCGGGTAATACGGACCCGCGCTGTTGACGAGGACGTCAATACCTCCAAATGCATCGATCGCTGCATTGACGAGCTTGATGACGTCGTCCTCGATTTCTACGTTAGCGGGAACAACTATACTCGATCCGCCGTCAGCCGCAATCTGATCGCGAGTACATTCTGCGCCTTCAATATCGATATCGCTTACAACAATCCGAGCTCCTAGTCGCGCGAGATGCCTTGCCAAAGCGCGTCCCTGCCCGCCACCTCCGGAGCCTGTTACGATGGCGACTTTGTCTTTCAAATCCATATTGTCTCCGTAACTTGTGTATTGCGCTCGCTTGCTCATCAATTAGCCGAGCGTGGAATGGGCCGCAAAGGCCGTAGGGACATATTTCCTTCCATGTGAATAGAGCACCGTGCCACCTCACAAGCCGTCCGCGTTTGAAGCAGTGGTTCGCCATCTCTTCCGGCACCTTCACGATGCCGCCGCTCTGCGAGAAAACGACATCGCGCGAACGTTCTTTAAGGAGGCCGGCAATGATTTCGCCGCCGCGGACTTTGCAACAGCATCCCTTCGAGCCGAACTTCTTTCAGCGGCCCGCGCCTGTTTCTCGCCATTGCCTTCAACGAGGCCCTCGCGCTGGAACCAGCGGGCGTTGGCGATAATCCGTGGGCTCTGCGACATGCGCTCGCCGAGCGATATTGCCGCAGAGCTCGGCATTTCGCTGCCACAGTTTTACCGTGACCGGCGCAAAGCGTGCACGAGGGTCGCCCAAGCGTTGTTGCGTCGTCAGCGCGTCGGGATGCCCTCTGATATCCGAAGCGACCTCGACGGTCTGCGGCTCCGCCGTGCATCCTCGCTGATCGATCAGGGCTTCGCGAGTGCCGCCCTATCCGACCTCGCCGATCTGCTGCGCCATGCAACATCACCCAAGACCACCGTGACGGCCTTGGCAGAGATGAGCCGCGCCAACTTTGACCTGGGTAATTTAGCGCGGGCAGAACAGTCGTGCAAGTCGGCACGCGCGTACCTTGCTCGACCTGACAACGGCATCGAAGACAAAGAGATTCTGGATTGCCGCATCGGCATCGAGGAATTCCAAATTGCAAGCGTTACACGACTTCCGTCAGATGCTTATTCAGTGATCGCGCCGCTGGCCGCCGGCCACGGTTGGCGCGAGCATGTGTCGGCAGAATGGAACGAGTTGGCAATCGAACTGTTAGTCGAAACCTGCCATGCAGCGGTGCTCGCCGGACGCATACCCGAAGCGCAAAAGGCGATTGACCGCAGCACTGCCATCGCGCAACATCATGCCATGCCCCTTGTCGTGTACAGCCAAATCGCAGCGATGCGAGCCTATGCCTATGCGGGCGGCGGCGGCCCGAACTCCAATTACTCCCTGGACGTTCTTTTCGAGGCTTTGGATTTGGCGAAGCGGGCCGGTTCGGCTTACGGCATGTTAACGGCGACGATTCTCTTGGTGGATTATTGCGTTAGCCTCAACTACGAGGATCGCGCCAAACGTTACGCTGCCTCAGCCTATACGCTTGCCGAAAGCATGGACGGAACGTACATTACGCCGGCGGCGTGCGACAGCCTGGCTGGTAGCTTACTCCTAACGAAGTATTGGGAGTCGGCTGAAGATCTAACAAAGAACATCGGCGATCAAGAAAACACGTACTACGCTATGCGAAGCGAACTCTTTCGAGGGCAACTCCTCTCGCGCCGCGGCGAATACGATCTGGCTATTCGCCATTTGAACAACGCCAATGAATACGCCGACGGTTTACAGAGTCTGCGAACGAAGGCCCTCGCCCTGTCGGAGATGGCACTCGCGGAGTACGTTACCGATCGCAATCGTCGAGCCAAGAAGCATATGAACGATGGCCTTGATGTATTGCAAACCTGCAACTCCCCGTCGGTACGACGTTTCGGCCTAGCGGCAGCCGGAAAGATTCTCCAAAACGGCAAGCCGCTATTTTAATCTATTAGTTTTAACGAATTAGTAGACTTCCACCAAGAATCCTGCTATTATTGCCGCACTGGCTTTACTAAGTGAGGTGCGACATGACCAGCCGTCGGTTTAGTATCTCAAGGACGTTCGCGTCCCTAGCGATCTGGGGATGCTTCGTAACGACATCCGCTTTCGCCCAGCCTTGGTCAATACCGGCGCTTCCCTCCGGTGCGCATGTTCTCGACGGCCTCTTGGGCGGTTGGACGTATGTCGAGCGTGGAAAGGGATTTACCGCCACGGGGACGTGGACGTTTAGCCGGAGTGCTGACGGCTTCGTTATTTACGACCAATTTCGTACTCCCAATGGGAAGGGCGGCACCGCCATCGTCGTGGATACTTTCCGAGCCTTTAATCCCACCACTCAGACGTGGAACTTTCAGGCGGTCACCTACCAAGCTCGCGAGATCGGAGCGCGAAGCGGTGAATGGGACTCCGGCACCACCGTGGCGCGGGACGGTCAGATAGTGGACGAAATCCGTAAAGGAAACATGATTTCGAGAGTTCGATTCTACGACATTACGAACGAGCGATTCCAATGCAGCGTGGCTACGTCAGCGGACGCCGGCAAGACCTGGGGCAAGACGATCCGGATCGAAGCAGTGAGGAGCCGGACAGAGCGTTAATGGCTCGCCGAGCGTCAAAGGTCTTAACGCAGGGCGAGCTGCGCATCATGTCCGTATTGTGGGCCGAGGGGCCTTCGAGCGCTTCTCAGATCACCGAGCGTCTTCGAAAGCCTCGCATCGCTCGGAGCAGCGTGATGACACTGCTGGGGGTGTTAGAGCGCAAGGGCTTTGTCGTGCATATAACCGAGGATCGGACGTACATCTTCTCTGCCGCAATTAAGGCCAATGATGCACGTAAGACGGCGATCAGCACAATGTTGCTGAATTTTTTTGGCGGCTCGGTGCCGGCGCTCATGTCAAGTCTCGTCGACGGTGAGATCGCGACGCCGAACGATTTGGAGGAGATGCGCCGAATTATTAGAGCGGCAAGTTCCAGAGAGCCGAAGGCCTAGACAATCAATGTCGCCGGTTGACTACGCGTTTGTCGTAAGTAACGTAGCACTCATCGCTGCCGCCGGTTTCGCGGCAGCGTTTTCGTGGCGGCGCAAGCCGCTAAGGAGCACGGACGCGTATTTCCTTTGGCGGGTGGTCTTGTTGATCGGTCCGGGCGTGCTCGTCGCGTCGCTGGCATTGTCCGCGACCGGAGCGCGCACAATACCGCGCGCCCAATCGCTAAACATGGCAGCGAACGCCGGTCACCTCGATCGAAGGATTGACGGCCGGTCAGAGTCCGGGTACCAAACGCTTGGAGCGTCGCTGCCGCCGCTGCATCTTCGTGGTACGAGTCTATACGCACGGCTCACGCCGCTCCGGAAGCTTATGTCGATCGCTTGGCTGGCTGTTGCCGTGCTCGGCTTCCTGCGGATTGGGCTTTCGCTGTATCGGGCACAGCGTATCCTTCGCACTTCGACACGTCTCACACCCGACGTCGCTTCGCGGATTCCCGAATGGGCGGCTGGGCTTCCGGTCAGGCTGTCGGCGCAGATCTCAACTCCAATGGTACTTGGAGTCTTTAGGCCGGCGCTTCTGCTACCGCCAGCCCTGCTGCCGACATTTTCTGATGAAGCGTTGATGCAAGTGCTACGTCACGAAAATCTGCACTATCGATCCCGCGACAACGTGTCGATCCTCGTCGAGCAGCTCGCTGCGGCACTTTTTTGGTGTAATCCGATAATTGGCTCTCTCCTGCGAGAGATCTCATTCTATAGGGAACTGCGCTGTGACGAGGTCGCATGCGGCGTGGGAACTCGGGCGGTATACATGAAGTCGCTCTTGGCTACGTATGAAGCGGTCGTCGGGAGAAAACAGCTTGCTGCGGCGATAACGCACTCGTCGCTGGCCTCGGGAACGTTGGCCCGCCGGATGTCGTCTATTGCATCGCTTGCCGAAGGTAGAGCGCTGGAACCATGGGCGCTTGCGACGCTGGCCGCGTTCGTGCTTTTTGCTTTCGCCGACGCCTCACTGTACGCACCGCGATGGTCGTGGCCCGATCGTACGTCGAAGAGTACCGGGCGGGTTATGGCCTATTTTATGGGCGATTGGACGTGCTACGCTGCCAAGAGAGACGATCGGCCTATCGGTTTGGCGTCGTTTTCGCCGACTGCACAAGGGATGATCGAACGCAATACGTCGGTTGGCGGTACATGGACCTACCATAGTACGTCGGTTTGGCAAGCGAGCGCGGAGAACATACAGATCACCGGATACGATAACCTGCGGCATCGATATCAAATAATGACGTCTACCCTGCCGGATTCCATGGCCGCGGGCAACGAAGTCGTTTTTGCCGTTCCCAGCTATGAAAATACCTTGCGCGTGACTGACGTATCGACTTTTGATTCGGTCACGCGGATTAAGCGTTCCGGCTACTGGCGAACGGTCGAGCATGCGGTTTGCCGCGCGAAAGAAAGCGCGGCAAGGAGCATAGCGAGTGAAACGACAGCCGCGATGGTAACGCCCGTCACGAAGAGCGGAGCCGCATAGTATTCGGGCCTTCGCATGAAGGCGACAATTGAAATCGGCAGCGCGAGTGTGGTAAATGCATTGACTAACACGATCCGGCGTGCCCATAACTCGCGCGATCCGGCAGCTAACAACGTGGTGCAGCCGAGAGCGAGCAGCAGTATCCCCACGAGGACGTGATTTAAGAGCGTCGGCCCAACTGCGTGAGCGTAAACTATTGGCGGGCTCCCGTTCAGCAGAGCCGGGATATGAGGGCTTGCAACAAGATGCACGGTTCCCAGGAGCATTAGTAGCGCTCCAGCGATGCGAAGTACGATCGTTGCCACTCGAACGCGCTTCTTCTGCATCTGTAGGTTGAAATTATCATCAACTGGCCATTTTATCAATATGGAAAAGCCTCATACTCTCGCGTAGCGTAGTTTCAGACTTTCTTCAAGATTTCTCTCTACGGTCTCGGCAATGCCTGAGCACAAGGCGTGAAGTTCTTAAGACCTTCCGCTATCATCATGCAGTCTCGATCGAGCGACCTCGTATCAAAGGAGCACTCGTGAAAATCCGCACCAGAATCATCCCAAGCGTAGCACTAATGGCGGCAATCCAAGCGTGCAGCAACGCGCAGCAGTTGCCCTCGGCGCCTTCGAGTTCGGCTGCAGCGCCGCGAAGCGCCGGTAGTGTAGCCAAGTCTCGGAGCCAGGGCTTTAGCGTCATCTACCAGTTTTCGGGCTACCAAAATGGCGAGCAACCGGAAGCCAATCTGACGATCGACGCTGCAGGCAACTTGTATGGCACCGCCAGTCTCGGTGGTTACGAAGACTACGGAACGGTCTTCAAGATAACTCCGCAGGGCAAGGAAACGACCATCTACAGCTTTAACGGCGCGAACCTCGTTCAACCCGATGCCGATGTCATCATGGACGCGCAAGGTAACCTTTACGGGGTTACGCAGAGTGGCGGGGGGCCGTCGCCGGGCAGCGGCGGCGTGTACGAGATCAAAACCGACGGGACGGAAGTCGTGCTCCACGCCTTCAGCGGCGGCGCAGATGGAAACTTCTCATTTTCCGACTTGATTATTGACGCCGCCGGCAATATCTACGGAACGGCCTCTGAAGGCGGCTACTTTAAGGGCGAGTGCGCCCAGGTCGGCGTCGGATGCGGCGTCGTGTTCAAGGTCACGCCGAGCCACAAGTACACCGTGTTGTACGCCTTTCATGGCACAGATGGCTCAGAACCATATGCCGGCCTTACCATGGATAGCGGCGGAAATCTATATGGAACTACGAGTTTCGGCGGAAAGACCGGATTCGGCACGGTGTTCAAACTCGATCCCTCAGGCCACGAAAGCGTGCTGTACAATTTCACGAAAGGCGCCGATGGCGGGGTTCCGGTTTCCGGTGTCGTGCTCGACGGTCAGCACAATATTTACGGAACCACGCAGTACGGCGGCTTCGCCGGAAATCAAGCATGCGACGATGGTTGCGGCGTCGTTTTCGAAGTGAACGCGAGCGGCAAGGAAACGATTCTGCACACGTTCACGTCAACACCCGACGGTCAGTTCCCACTGGGCACGCTCGTCCTCACATCGAGCAACATTCTTTATGGTACGACTCAGTACGGCGGAACGGGCTCCAAAGGCGCAGGAACGGTGTACGAGCTCGCAACGAGCGGAAAGCAGTATCACATCGTGCACTCGTTCATGGGCACCAACGACGGTTCGCAGCCCGTCGCCGGCCTGGCGATTGACCTTCAGCAGACTCTAGCCGGCGTCACGCAGTTTGGCGATGATAACTCGGGCGAAGGCGCCGTCGTGTATAGCATCAAGCAAAAACAGTCAGCTCCCGCACTCGTTCATCGATGAAAGGTAGTATCCAAGTGCGAAATACTTCTCGTAGCATCGCCGCGTTGCTAAGCGTCTCGCTTGCGGCCTGCAGCCACGGCGCGGGCATGTTGCCCACCAACGTTGCGGCTTCGCAGCGGACGATGCGATCGGACGCAAAATCGCCGTACAAATTCAAAGTCTTGGAGAGTTTCACGGGCGATAACGGCCTTGAGCCTCTCGCCAATCTCACGACCGATAAGAATGGCAACTTTTACGGGACAACGTATTCAGGCTTTCATCGCGACGGTACGTTGTTCAAGCTCGATAGCGCCGGCAAAAAGCTGAAGACGTTATACAACTTCGAGCAAAATTTGACCGGGCCGGGTAGCGACGTGCTCATGGATAGCCAACGCAATCTGTACGGGACGACCTATACCGGGCAGGGTTATACCTATGAATACGGTGGCGTCTATAAGGTGAACCCTCAAGGCGTTGAGAGTGTGCTCTACGCGTTCACGAACGGTTCAGACGGCAGCGAGCCTTTCGGAAATCCCATTATGGATGCGCAAGGGAACGTCTACGGCACCGCGTACGGCGGCGGATCTACGCAGGGCTCTTGCACGGGCTCGGGATGCGGCGTCGTGTTCAAAGTTACAACCGCGGGAGCGTTTAGTGTCGTTCACACCTTTACCTACGGCGACGGTGCGCAGCCCCAGGGCGGCGTTATCATGGATAGTTCGGGAAACCTCTATGGCACCACCGCCTTCGGCGGATCGGCGAAGTATGGGACCGTTTATAAGATCAGCAGCGGCGGCAAAGAAAGCGTGCTTTATAATTTCACCAACGGGCAAGACGGGGGCGAGCCCGTCGCGAGTTTGCTTTTGGATGCCAGCGGAAACCTGTACGGAACGGCTTCGACCGGTGGAAACAAGGTAGCGGCCTGCGCCAACGGACCGGCATCGGGTTGCGGTACCGTTTTCAAGATCGATTCCTCCGGGCACGAGACCACGCTACACGCATTCTCTTCACAACCCGACGGCGCGCAGCCGTACTCGGCGCTGATCATGGACGGCAATGGCAATCTCTACGGCACGGCTCGCGAAGGGGGCAAAGGGCAATACAACGGCACCGTCTTCGAAGTGAGCTCGTCTGGTAGCGCCTTTTCGGTGTTGCATTCGTTCATTTTCAACGACGGAGAGGAGCCTCAGGGCTCGCTCTATCTGGATGCGAGCGGAGATCTCTACGGTACGACGTCGGTAGACGGGCCCGGGAACGGCGGCACGGTCTACAAACTCTCGCCACAGACTCCTTAGGAGAAATACAACGTGATTAAACCCGCTTCAATTGCAGCGATCGCTTTGCTCGCCGGCTGTGGAATGACCGGCCCGAGCACGTCGAGCGGCGTCACGCCCTCCGGCCTCGGTCTTACGCCCTTTATGCGCGCTCGATCGGTTGACCCAACCCTTCGGCCTCAGACCGCTTGGATGAGCCCAGAATCGAAATCTCAGTCGTTGATGTACGAATCCGATTATTACGGCGACGATGTCTACGTCTTCACCTATCCGCAGCTCAAACAAGTCGGCCTTCTAACGGGCTTCAGCTTTCCTTCCGGATTGTGCGTTGACAAGAACGCGAACGTTTGGATTGCCGACGAGTTCAATTCGCAACTCGTCGAATACGCGCACGGCGCGAAAACCCCGACGACCGAGTTGAGCGACAAGGGATGGTACCCCGTAGGCTGCTCGTTCGATTCCAATAGCGGCAGCCTCGCGGTATCAAATATAGCCGGCACCGCCAGCACTCCCGGCAGCGTTAGCGTCTATAAGAATGCTACCGGCAAGCCCGCGGTTCATCGCGATCCCGATATTGCTGCAGTCTTCTTCTTGAGCTATGACGACCACGGCACGATTTGGCTCGATGGGGAAACGGCAGAACAGCAGTTCGCATACGCTTCGCTGAAGGGAAGCACGTTTACGAACATCACGCTCAGCGGAGCAACGATCCAACACCCGGGCGATGTCGATTTCATTGACGGCAAAATCACCGTTGGCGATCAACAGGGGTCGGGCGGATACTCGATCGTCTATCAGACATCCGGCAGTCAAATCCTCGGAAGCACCGACCTCATCGGATCGTCCGACGTATCGCAATATGTCGTGGCCGGGAAGCGCCTCGTGGGGGTTGACGCCATCAACGACGCCGTCGAGATTTGGAACTATCCAGCGGGCGGCACGATGCAACGAGCCGTCGACGCGCCATGGACCACTCCCAACGGCATCGCGATCAGCCCAGATTCGTAGTACAATCGCCGCGTGAGGCGCGGCCGCTATGCAGTTACGGCGATACTCTGCTGGCTGATCGGCATGGGGGCAGCGTCGAGGAGTTTGCAGGTCGACGTCGCGGCATTGGGCGATCCGGCCGCGGCGGCTCGACTGATGCCTTCGCTGGCACGGCAACTACTCGCGACGGCCATTCCGGATCAGGAGACTCGTCTCGAGCTCTCGTTGGTGGCGGGAGACCAGGCAAAGGCAGAGGCGCTAATGGCGCGTCTGGGCACACTCGACGCGGTGCACGTTGAGAGTCTCTTGGCCAACAAAGACCCGTTCGGCAGTTGGTCGGACGCGCTCGCGAGATTCAAGGGCCGAACGTCACTCTCGCTCAACGAAGCCGTTGAACTCGCCGTCGCGTACGCACCCGAGACCAAAGCTGCTGCTCTTGCGATCGCAAGTGACGCGCACCGTCGCTTCCTAATACAGCACGTTACTATTCCCTCGACGAACGGCGTTCAATTGGCCGGCGTTCTCGTTCTAGCGCGAGGTGCGCGCGCTCGTTTGCCGGCTGCGCTGCTGTTCACGATTTATGCCCAGCCCGATTCGGATACTGTGCAGGCCGAATATGGCGCTGCTCGCGGCTACGCAAGCGTCATCGCCTACTCGCGCGGAAAGGCATGGGGCAGCGGCGCGATCGCGCCATACGAATACGACGGTCGCGATGCGGATCGCACGATCTCATGGATTGCACAGCAGCCTTGGAGTAACGGCCAGGTCGGGATGTATTCCGGCAGCTATAATGGATTTACGCAATGGGCGGCTGCGAAGCTCCACAATCCTGCGCTCAAGACCATCGTGCCGTATGTTGCCAATAACCCCGGCAACGGGCTGCCAATGGAAAACAACGTCTTCCTCTTGGTTAACTATCCGTGGGTGTATTACGTTACCGATAACAAATATCTCGACGACTCGGCCTACGACAATCCGGCACTGCGCACGCTAAACGAGCGTTGGTTCAAGAGCGGAAAGTCGTATCGCGAAGTTCCGCAGATTTACGGACGGCCGAACCCATGGCTCCAGAAGTGGCTCGATCATCCGTCGTTCGACGCTTACTGGCAATCGTTGGTACCTTATAAGACCGATTTCTCGCGCATCAACATCCCCGTCCTTACGCTGACCGGCTATTACGACGACGGCCAGGGCTCGGCGCTGAATTTCCTGAAAGATCATTACGAATATAACGAACACGCGGTGCATTATCTGGTCATCGGGCCATACGACCACTTCGGCTCGCAAGCGGCGCATAAGGACGACGTGCTCCGTGGCTATACCGTCGACCCTGTCGCGCAGTTCAGTACGCCACAATTAACCTTCGACTGGTTCGACTGGATCATGCGCGGCGGTCCGAGGCCGGCGATGCTCGCCGACCGGATCAACTTCGAGGTGATGGGGGCAAACGTATGGCGGCACGTTGCGTCGCTCCAAGCGGTGGCGACCAGGGTGCAGCGATACTATCTAACGCCTCGGATCCTTTCGACGCAGGCGCCGCGCCGGCGGTCGTTCATGACGCAAACGGTGGATTTCGCGAATCGCGCGACCGTTAACGGCAACGACTACTATCCAAGCCCGATCCTCGGCGCAACGCCGGACCTCTCGCGAGGTCTCGTCTTTGTGACGGCTCCCCTTGCGCGTTCAATGGAGATCGACGGCTTCTTTACGGGTCACCTGGAAGCCGCAATCAACAAACGCGATATGGACGTCGAGGCGGTGCTGTATCAAATCTTGCCGAGCGGCGTGATCATGCACCTCTCCTACTTTCTCGGGCGCGCAAGCTATGGCGACGACCTCATTACCCGCCGGCTTTTCGTCCCCGGCGAGCTTCGAACGATCGTCTTTGACCGCAGCCGGTTCGTGAGCCGGTACGTGAAAATACGAAGCCGTCTGATGCTCGTGCTCGACGTCGCGAAGTCGCCTTTTTCCGAAATTAACTACGGCACGGGAGGCGATGTCAGCAAAGAGAACATCCGCGATGCGAAAACGCCGCTAACGATTCGATGGTCGACGAACAGCTACATTACCGTGCCGGTGCGGTGAGCGGCGATCGCCGGTAGCTCCATCACTCATCGAGATGCGCTCGAGGATTCGCGCGACGCTGTGAGCGCTTAAGGGCAGGCGCCCTTCTAGCCACCCACCGAGCGTTGCCAATTGGGCACCGGCAATCGCGTACGCCGTGATCCGTGAACCGCCGATCGTGTCGGCAAGAGCGTTTCGAACCATCGACCCTGCTCCGCCGTCGAGAAGGGCGAGGGCCTCGGCGCGGCGCTCGAAAAAGTGCGTCAGGACAATGTCAAGTCTGCCCGCGGTGTCCTCACCCCGCGCGGTTGCCGCAAGCACGGCAAAAGGCACGCGCAAAGTTTCGCGCAAAAGATCGTTCACGTTATCGAAGTGCTCGTAGAAGGTGGAGCGCGCGACGCCTGCGCGGCGCACGACTTCGACGACGGGAACGCGTCGAAAGCCGTTGGTGAGCAGAACGTCCCTGAAAGCTTCTAGGATCGCCTCGCGCGGTTTTTGCGAAATGCGAGCGGACACTTTCTGGCTTTTGTCCATTGGATCGAGCGTTCGACGTGGTATGAAACCTTCATGCCGAGATATCGCGTCGCCGCGGTGGTTC
This Candidatus Eremiobacterota bacterium DNA region includes the following protein-coding sequences:
- a CDS encoding M56 family metallopeptidase; the protein is MSPVDYAFVVSNVALIAAAGFAAAFSWRRKPLRSTDAYFLWRVVLLIGPGVLVASLALSATGARTIPRAQSLNMAANAGHLDRRIDGRSESGYQTLGASLPPLHLRGTSLYARLTPLRKLMSIAWLAVAVLGFLRIGLSLYRAQRILRTSTRLTPDVASRIPEWAAGLPVRLSAQISTPMVLGVFRPALLLPPALLPTFSDEALMQVLRHENLHYRSRDNVSILVEQLAAALFWCNPIIGSLLREISFYRELRCDEVACGVGTRAVYMKSLLATYEAVVGRKQLAAAITHSSLASGTLARRMSSIASLAEGRALEPWALATLAAFVLFAFADASLYAPRWSWPDRTSKSTGRVMAYFMGDWTCYAAKRDDRPIGLASFSPTAQGMIERNTSVGGTWTYHSTSVWQASAENIQITGYDNLRHRYQIMTSTLPDSMAAGNEVVFAVPSYENTLRVTDVSTFDSVTRIKRSGYWRTVEHAVCRAKESAARSIASETTAAMVTPVTKSGAA
- a CDS encoding BlaI/MecI/CopY family transcriptional regulator; this encodes MSVLWAEGPSSASQITERLRKPRIARSSVMTLLGVLERKGFVVHITEDRTYIFSAAIKANDARKTAISTMLLNFFGGSVPALMSSLVDGEIATPNDLEEMRRIIRAASSREPKA
- a CDS encoding TetR family transcriptional regulator, producing the protein MSARISQKPREAILEAFRDVLLTNGFRRVPVVEVVRRAGVARSTFYEHFDNVNDLLRETLRVPFAVLAATARGEDTAGRLDIVLTHFFERRAEALALLDGGAGSMVRNALADTIGGSRITAYAIAGAQLATLGGWLEGRLPLSAHSVARILERISMSDGATGDRRSPHRHGNVAVRRPSNR
- a CDS encoding CocE/NonD family hydrolase; translation: MRRGRYAVTAILCWLIGMGAASRSLQVDVAALGDPAAAARLMPSLARQLLATAIPDQETRLELSLVAGDQAKAEALMARLGTLDAVHVESLLANKDPFGSWSDALARFKGRTSLSLNEAVELAVAYAPETKAAALAIASDAHRRFLIQHVTIPSTNGVQLAGVLVLARGARARLPAALLFTIYAQPDSDTVQAEYGAARGYASVIAYSRGKAWGSGAIAPYEYDGRDADRTISWIAQQPWSNGQVGMYSGSYNGFTQWAAAKLHNPALKTIVPYVANNPGNGLPMENNVFLLVNYPWVYYVTDNKYLDDSAYDNPALRTLNERWFKSGKSYREVPQIYGRPNPWLQKWLDHPSFDAYWQSLVPYKTDFSRINIPVLTLTGYYDDGQGSALNFLKDHYEYNEHAVHYLVIGPYDHFGSQAAHKDDVLRGYTVDPVAQFSTPQLTFDWFDWIMRGGPRPAMLADRINFEVMGANVWRHVASLQAVATRVQRYYLTPRILSTQAPRRRSFMTQTVDFANRATVNGNDYYPSPILGATPDLSRGLVFVTAPLARSMEIDGFFTGHLEAAINKRDMDVEAVLYQILPSGVIMHLSYFLGRASYGDDLITRRLFVPGELRTIVFDRSRFVSRYVKIRSRLMLVLDVAKSPFSEINYGTGGDVSKENIRDAKTPLTIRWSTNSYITVPVR
- a CDS encoding SDR family oxidoreductase, which translates into the protein MARHLARLGARIVVSDIDIEGAECTRDQIAADGGSSIVVPANVEIEDDVIKLVNAAIDAFGGIDVLVNSAGPYYPGEALPRWRSTIAANLMGAIYGTMHVIEPMRKRGGGAIIYYGSTSAIGHGRKHSGDAFYDVAKAAVTRMATGLSYMLENYGIRTNCIAPDWVATDEVQEYWQTLTPAERARDGIPDALTSLDDISRVVTRLITDEDLSGRVVVWWSEERPGIIPRGDSGYGVLEPFEF
- a CDS encoding alpha/beta hydrolase: MRARNTDDYSIHSPNGIDEASFVPIGGIEQWVKIRGEDRANPVLLFLHGGPGDVTSCWSFALFAPWEEHFTVVQWDQRGAGRTLEKTGPAIAATLTVDRLAQDGIELAEYLRQHLGKHKIILVAHSFGSIIGLQMVRTRPDLFSAYVGTGEIADEAKNYAVAYDALLSKARAVDNQRAIDELTKVGPPPYPSYAGYSVQRKWSNLFEGANSFLDGTIGLTLEAPGCSVRDVNDSAAGQILSGQRLFSQTRSSGPKELGLNFSVPIFFFQGAEDFTAPTALARNYLEAIQAPYKRFVAIPGAGHFAVFIHSDQFLHELLSQVRPFAVKP